From one Acidobacteriota bacterium genomic stretch:
- a CDS encoding DUF4920 domain-containing protein produces MKRFLILITLLVAISAMPAAAGSVESYGKGVTLDEAVPIDTLIANAQDYVGRKVRVDGVITGVCKKRGCWMQVTNPKSGNGVRIKVEDGVIVFPYTSMGHEAQAEGVFEAIKLTPEEIEARTAAAHGHEPGEDCDKDGPKRDGTGAGCDAPAVDEYVYLIRGTGAVIKG; encoded by the coding sequence ATGAAACGATTTCTCATTCTCATTACCTTGCTCGTCGCGATCTCGGCAATGCCGGCGGCGGCCGGCAGCGTCGAAAGCTACGGCAAAGGTGTGACCCTCGACGAGGCGGTTCCGATCGATACGTTGATCGCTAACGCCCAGGACTATGTCGGCCGCAAGGTTCGGGTGGACGGCGTGATCACCGGAGTCTGCAAAAAGCGGGGTTGCTGGATGCAGGTGACCAATCCGAAGAGCGGCAACGGCGTGCGGATCAAGGTCGAGGACGGCGTGATCGTCTTTCCCTACACCTCGATGGGTCATGAGGCCCAGGCCGAGGGGGTTTTCGAGGCCATCAAGCTGACTCCGGAGGAGATCGAGGCGCGCACGGCGGCGGCGCACGGCCACGAACCGGGAGAGGACTGTGACAAGGACGGCCCCAAGCGCGACGGTACCGGCGCCGGCTGCGACGCGCCGGCGGTCGACGAATACGTCTATCTGATCCGGGGCACCGGAGCCGTCATCAAGGGCTGA